Genomic window (Erythrolamprus reginae isolate rEryReg1 chromosome 3, rEryReg1.hap1, whole genome shotgun sequence):
taaatGGATTTAGAATTTTGTGAATGGATCATATAATAGATAAGGCAATGTTATTTCTGGAAGATAAGGTATAGCCGTAACTGCAAAACAACTGAATAATGCATTAATACACTACTTTTGAAATGAAGTAAAAATACTATGACATTAGTGGGGAATGAAAGAGTATCTTTAACATGCTTTGTAATAGTTTAAGACTGTCCTTTTCCTCAAAAACAGAACTTCTTTGTAAATTCTAGAAAAATAGTaattaaagaaagaataatatAATGGGGCAGAAGACCAAACATGAATAAAAAGTTAGACAAACAGATATTCAGGACAGCCACAGAGGCTGTCATAAaaaagagggaatcaagctattctccaaagcacctgagggtaggacaaaaagcaatggatggaaactaatcaaggagagaagcaacctaaaactaaggaaacatttcctgccagttagaacaattaaccagtcgAACACCTTGCTtctagaagttatgaatgctcaaacagtggaagttttaaagaaaatgttggatgaccatttatctgaagttgGGTAGGGTTTTctacctaagcagggagttggaatagaagacctcaaggtcccttcccactgttattctgttTTCTGTACGtatcatatatttttatttaacattcttaaagttCACAGTAATATTATTAGCTTATATATCATAGAAAACTGGCATTTCATCTTCATGAACTTGTCCGTGgtccctctacttaggaacttaatttcttccatgaccaggttcttaagtagaaaagtttgtaagaagaagcaacttttcccataggaatcaatgtaaaagcaaataatgcgtgcgattggaaaaccatagggagggtggaagtcctgtttcctcccaggagattcctagagaggccccatggaggcttctccctgccttttctggcctgtttcttcccaggagattcctagagaggccctacggaggcttctccctgccttttccagcctgtttcttcccaggagattcctagagaggccctacggaggcttctcccggccttttcctgttacagtttcagaggctcgggtttgtaagtggaaaatggttcttgagaagaggcaaaaaaatcttgaacacctggttcttatctagaaaagttcgtaagtagaggtgttcttaagtagaggtactagaCAAAATGAGGATCAATGTAAAATATTTCCAAATACTGTActgatagtctttgacttacaacagttcgttaaatgaccatttgaagttacaacagcactaaaaaaagtgacttacgaccttttttcacacttacaatgatTGCaggatccccatggtcacgtgatcaaaattcagatgcttggcaactgacacgtatttatgatgattgcactgtcccaaggtcatgtgatcaccttttgcgaccttctgacaagcaaaatcaatgagaaCGCCAGATTCGCCTAACAACCATATTCCTAACTTAATAGTGGTTCACTTGACAGttatagcaagaaaggtcataaaaatgaggcaaaactcacttagcaacggtcctacttagcaacacaaattttgggcttaaCTGTGGTTATAAGTTGATGTCTACATGTAATGCTTATTTTGACTAATTGCACAAATACAGgacagaaaatattattctacatATTACGTACATGTACATGTATTTATCCAATTttgcagcaaagtgacgtggcaTTTCACCACATCCGTAATAATTTCTATCATTTTCTGGTAAATGATCCACATCATGGAAGATCACACAATCCCAATCGCCATACTTCATAGCTTCTTTGAAGCCAATATTAAACAGCATTGCTCGGTTAAAAGGCTGTGTTCCTATCTTAAAAGAGGGGGAAATAAAAGAATCAACGGTTAAAGGAAATTAATTATAATATTCACATTAACAACTGGAATACAATTGCATAATGctatataaatcaataaatctggGCTATGATTGCCATTAATTTTAATATGCCCATTTTAAGTTAAACATATTATAGGTATAGATCTAATCCTTAATTCCATTCCCACTAATTCTCACTAATAGGAGAACAAtagaaaatattgtaaaaatactGGAGTCACATTAGGAAAGATATGAAAGATTCCAATTAAGTTGACGTATATTATAATTTTCAAAGATTTTCTATTGCTGATTTGGAATTCAAGTTATGGGAATTCTGCGTTAAGGAACTATGACCTAACATAGCAAAAAAGTATTGCTAAACATACATTAGCAAATGCACACTGTTTACTGTTGAATGCATTCATCCAAATGTAATAATGAttagataaaatatttaaatttattctaatataaacaaacaaactcaccTGTTCAACGACATAGAAAGCAAATTCTAGCCTCTGCCTCTGCAACACTGGTATTAAATGTCGAAAAAATATAGGAAGGTGTTCGTGGCGATTGCGAAAAGGGATGAGTATTGCAACCTTTAAAAATAGAAAACCACCTGAAagctatataaaataaaataaatagtctgAAATTTCTTCCAGTCTTCATGGACCCACTGAAATGACACCACAGCTTCCTAGGGGTCTTCAGATCAcagattgagaaacattgcccTATTCCAGTGTTGTTGAATCTTTACATTTATTGTTGATTAATTGGTCTCATTCATTTATGCAATATAAGTGTAAAGATTTCAGGTTTGCATCAAAAAGGATAAATTGGCAAAGGAAGTTGAACTCTCATTCCTTTTTCTCCAGCACATCTACAAGGAGGAAGAATTCATCACTTGTGATTTTCATCAGGGGTGTCCTGCTACGAGTTCACCCGGGTTCAAGAGAACCCATACCTAACGTTATGGCCAGTTCAGAGAACCTCCAAATCTCACCCCTGGCTAGcccttcccaccccacccctccgctCCCAGGAGTCACCACATGGCCTGTTTTGGTAAGTGCAGGACCACACGGAGGCTcagagagggagaaaaatgggATTCCCAGAagctctagagggcctccagagcccaGGAGAGGCAGTTTTCACCCTGCCAGAGGCTCGAGAAAAGCGTCCAAAGCCTGGGGGGAAATGCAGGAGGCTAAGTAGGCCATgtccaccatggccatgcccacccagcaaccaggcagagaacccattgctgaaatttttgaagcccacccctgattttcATGTGAAAAAACCCACTCCTCCTCTCTATGGTAAATGTGTCTTACATGGTAGATGTGCAAATATCTAAATCTGATTGCCATCACATTTCGTTATGATCTGAAGCCTATCCATGACTAAATGGATTTGGACTAAATTTAAATTGAATACCAAGATTTTTATAGAGATAGGCAGGTGGGTAAAAGATAGGTGTTATTCTGTCTTTATTCTAGCGTGTTTTTGAACTGCAATTTATTATGAGCTTCTCATTTGGatgaaaaataaagataaattatACTTTAGCATGTTAGTATACATGAAGGTATGTTCTGATATTGCAAAAACAACCAGATTCAAACCTTAAGAAAATCACTAGAAATTTATTTGTAGTTTACCTTCCAACGTGGTTTACAGTCTTTTGGCTTCCAGTGACCACCTGGTTCAATGTCTAAATCTTTAGAAAACATCTGTTGAATTTCTTCCAAACTAATTTCACTCATATTTGCTTCAATAAAGCCTCCTAAGCGATGACAAGAAGtaatttttcataaatattttccccacattTCAAGATACATATAACAGCCAGTAATAAACTGATGTCCGATACAGACTTTCAAATGCTACCAGACAATATAGTTAAGAAAATGAGAATTTCTGCTTGAAACTGAGGTCGATGGGTCAAGAGAGGGAGCCCTTTGAGTAATGTTTTCAATAGCCAGGAGTGCCTTTGATTACTGTTGCTGGTTCTTTGAAGTAAACAAGCAGGTTTTGATATAGAAgcagaggtggcacagtgggtagagtgtagtAGATCACTAAAGATGACtgctagatctacaggtcagcgtTTCTAATCTTATCATCTGCTcaaaacatgttgtaagctgccctgagtctaagcagaaggatggcataaaaattgaataaagagagagagagattgcctTGGGgcaattttataattataattataatcagAATTATAATCAGATTATAATCAGAAAGTTAAATCAAAAAATGTTATATCGGGCACTGGTTTTTAACACTTAGGTAAGAAGATGTGAAGTTCATGGACAACCTTGGAATAATCATTGACCTTATTCATGCACAATAACATGTCATGTTTATCATAGGCAAATGAGCCATAACAAACCTTGAACTAGAATTTTGGGACAACCGTAACCTCGATTAGTGATAATCTCCATAGACAGTTGAACTAACACAGTCCCCCACCTTCTTCTCTACTGGAATGAAACAACAGAGGCTTTTTAGTAGCATGTGCTTCTATTTCGTGGGAATCCCATCCAGCAAATTCAAATTATGGTAAGACAATATGGCCATTATAATGGTTAAATTGAAGATCTTTAACTTGAAAacttgagggttttttaaaatctatgcATGCTACCCATAATATTCTGTATTATTAGAATCTGAGCAGATTTATAAAAAACTGTGATCCAAAAAATCCAATAACACTGATTAGTTAAAACAAGATTACTTTTTAAAGCTGGACTGTTTTAATTTACTCTAGTTAAGATAAGTCATAGTAAACTAAAAGTATCGTAATCCATGGCTAACTAAAGTTTAATGCAAAAGCTACTTAATTTTATTATAGAAAAAATGAGAagggtggactagaagatctcagctagaaaaaaatccaaacaacCAACAAAGaggaaaattaatattttctgtatctttttgatttctaatactaatactaatactactaataatactgatactattaatactactactactactatgactaataataataataataataataataataataataataataatttaaaaaaaacaacaacagagttggaaggaaccctggaaatcttctagtccaactctctgcttaggcaggaaaccctacactgcttcagacagatggttatccaacatctgcttaaaaacttccagtgctggggcgttcacaacttctggaggcaagctgttccactgatcaactgttctgactgtcaagaaagttctccttagttctaagttacttctctccttgtttagtttccacccattgcttcttgttctaccctcaggtgctttggagaatagttgactccttctttgtggcaaccctgagatactggaagactgctatcatgtctctccaggtccttcttttctttaaactagccatgcccagttcctgcaaccattcttcatatgttttagcctccagtctcctaatcatctttgttgctcttctatgaACTTTTCTCTTCCAGTGATCTTAGATCTGGTAACCTTATCAAACAAGAATGAGGAACCTAGGGGAACAATATTTCTAAACTATTACAAATGTTGAACTGACCAATATAGTTCAATCTGTACATAATGTTAAATGTTAGAATTATATTAACAGACTTGCaggattttcctttttttatcttCTGCAAAGTGCTTGTCCCAGTTTCCAGAAAATCTGACATCTTAATGTAAATATAACCTAAGTGGAACTCTCAATTGAATGAAATAATTCATTAAACTGGAAATAAAAAGTGTGCCAAATTCAATTAGGAAATTCTACACTTATTTTTGTAAAATGCctatgaattatttttttaaagtacagtatttttcttttcctagGGAAATTCTAGTTATCCTGTTTATGAGTAAGAATGTTTAAAAAATTGTAATGCTGTTAAAATCCTTATTGAAAATAGGGTTTCAAAACAATTTGTGACATGTTTAAGTTAATAATTTTCTGCTAAAGTGAAAATAAACTTACTCATGGAGGGCAATTTTTCTGGACAAGATTGAGAAGGAGAATAAGTGAAGTTTTCTGGAAGATACGTTGCTGTTTGAGCAATACTATCACTTGTACTGTTGCCATCAGGATAATCttaacagaaataaaaatattctccATTAATTATTTCTGTAATGTTTATAAGGTTGTTCTCCAAACCCATTTTACACAGCTTTATCATTTTATACATCCAATTTAACATATACAGGCTGTGATCTTAAATAATTTGTTGAGCTTTAACTCAGAATTAGCCCAGAACATTACTGAAAATAATTTCCATAATTATCTAAACCTTCAAGGTATTCCTTACCTGTGCCATTGATTGTAACATTTTTATTAGTGTACAGTCTGATCATATGTCCTATTGTTTtcacattttctttcagcattatACCCCGTGCTTGTaccataaataaatatgtatttgctgtaaagaaaaaaataaaattaacttcAACATAAAATTTAAAGTTGGACACATAAATATCCTAAATCAGATTTAATAATGAATAACTTTAGAATAATTATTATAGACAGCTCAAATAAATGAATTATAGATCTTTCAAATTGGCAAATATAAACATGTGGAATGGGAATATGAAATGCAATTTCTTGAGTAGCTTTCTACCCCTTCCCCTGAAAGCTTTATTAGACACAGAGCTTATTTGCTTGAAGAAAAGGAATAATTTAGTCATAGTTCTAACTTCTATTCTTGTCTCCAATTTCACAAATGATTGATGCTAATAGCACTGATCATCCATCACATAATCAATCTTCAAATGCAACAAAACCTCACATTACTAAATGCACTTTTACAAAATCCCATGTGATTCATATgttgaaaaagaaggaagacgCTAAACAAAGAGGCACCCACCAATCAAAATAACACAAATAATGACTTTAAAACTTAGGACATTTCCCAATAAGCCTGTAGGTAACCATGCCCAAGACTTTCCCACCAAGATCCTAAAGTATCAGTTTTTAAATCAGAGGcaaaattgtttaaaatattgaGCTGGTGCTGGATAGTTTGTGACTCATTCAAAATATTGAAGCAATATTTTCCGTCAAATTTTTCCCAACCCAAATGTTGACGCAGAAGCAAATAATCAATAGCAGCATGATTTTGTAAAATATCCTTTCTCAAAGCTTGCAG
Coding sequences:
- the B4GALT6 gene encoding beta-1,4-galactosyltransferase 6 encodes the protein MVQARGIMLKENVKTIGHMIRLYTNKNVTINGTDYPDGNSTSDSIAQTATYLPENFTYSPSQSCPEKLPSMRGFIEANMSEISLEEIQQMFSKDLDIEPGGHWKPKDCKPRWKVAILIPFRNRHEHLPIFFRHLIPVLQRQRLEFAFYVVEQIGTQPFNRAMLFNIGFKEAMKYGDWDCVIFHDVDHLPENDRNYYGCGEMPRHFAAKLDKYMYILPYNEFFGGVSGLTVEQFKKINGFPNAFWGWGGEDDDLWNRVHSVGFNVTRPEGELGKYKSIPHHHRGEVQFLGRYKLLRYSRERQFIDGLNNLVYMPSIFANKLYTNITVNLVPELAPVKDY